One window of Rasiella rasia genomic DNA carries:
- a CDS encoding hybrid sensor histidine kinase/response regulator codes for MNKPKTTRFPLKIIVSYLVLAALAVIVSVFLFSELRTYLDAANNNDGKKVVETGSLINLVYETDSFSRLALLSEDEADFERFQLQVDSLYQSIADFRNSTSDESQKTQLDSIKRLLISKNKNIIALRELSMEMNADASLDDILRELNNLEDNMGKSTLSNTLNPKWRSKKERESWENIIKVFNYNKGIDTMKVPAKLIDSTLSATRFIVAEAKYLRNKNREELKAREAELIANDLVISKNLQELIITFDNQITKNYLKEKTTQQRSMQKASSVLKISGIVGLIVILLFSYIIISDFFRAEKLRKKLRLAKETTEEVLRSREQLIATVSHDLKTPLHTISGYTELFKNTPLTEKQTYYTDQIASGSRFITNLVNDLLDFSKLEAGKLKIDHIAFSLHNILFESGHAVKDRYGDKPVALNFTISEELEKCYFKSDPLRIRQIVLNLVSNAFKFTESGTVHIIAEIVSKKKKQTKVKITVKDSGIGISPEKQELIFKEFTQADEDTSRKFGGTGLGLAISKKLVGLLGGKISVISEVNHGSSFSVVLPLEPVSDNELLSAEEHMVSKGTLSERNLQALVFDDDPSMRSLLKEVLEQEGIACTAFEKFSEFETVAGAVDYDFVLTDIQMPDTNGFEVLKWLRTKAGMGYNQQPVIAMTGNQTHKSEHYFEQGFCDILYKPFHKSTLLNTLHTLFDTGTVLNQTHNAAPTSKATSYDLTMLKSFITDKVALNEIISVFLIQTYEDMETLRKAIDEDDIETIKAISHRKLTMTRQIEANKVVSILEQMELITTIDPSFAELFATLEDAINELVSELEQEID; via the coding sequence ATGAACAAACCTAAAACAACTCGCTTTCCCTTAAAGATTATCGTAAGCTACCTTGTATTGGCGGCACTTGCGGTAATTGTGAGTGTGTTTTTATTTTCTGAATTACGCACCTACCTAGATGCTGCTAATAATAATGATGGAAAAAAAGTAGTAGAAACTGGTTCTCTTATCAATTTAGTTTATGAAACAGACAGTTTTTCCAGATTGGCGTTACTTTCTGAAGACGAAGCAGATTTTGAACGATTTCAACTTCAAGTAGATTCCCTGTATCAGTCTATAGCCGATTTCAGAAATTCTACTTCAGACGAAAGTCAGAAAACGCAATTAGATAGTATAAAACGTCTTCTGATTTCAAAAAACAAGAATATTATTGCCTTGCGCGAGCTTTCTATGGAAATGAACGCCGATGCCTCTTTAGACGATATCTTGAGGGAACTCAACAACCTAGAAGACAACATGGGCAAGTCTACGTTGAGCAACACCTTGAACCCTAAATGGCGAAGCAAAAAAGAGCGGGAGTCTTGGGAAAACATTATAAAGGTCTTTAATTATAACAAAGGTATAGACACAATGAAGGTGCCAGCCAAGCTCATAGATTCTACGCTATCTGCCACCCGATTTATTGTAGCCGAAGCCAAGTATCTTAGAAATAAAAATCGTGAAGAGCTTAAAGCCAGAGAAGCAGAACTCATTGCAAACGATTTGGTGATTTCAAAAAACTTGCAGGAGCTTATCATCACCTTCGACAACCAGATAACCAAAAACTACCTAAAAGAAAAAACAACACAACAACGCTCTATGCAAAAAGCAAGTAGCGTACTAAAAATAAGCGGCATTGTCGGGCTGATTGTTATTTTACTTTTCTCTTATATCATCATTTCAGACTTTTTTAGAGCTGAAAAGCTACGGAAAAAATTACGCCTGGCTAAAGAAACTACAGAAGAGGTTTTACGAAGTAGAGAACAGCTTATCGCTACAGTAAGTCATGACCTTAAAACTCCCTTGCACACTATTTCAGGCTATACCGAACTATTTAAAAACACCCCACTCACCGAAAAGCAGACCTATTATACCGATCAAATTGCAAGTGGCTCTAGATTTATCACAAACTTAGTTAATGACTTGCTCGATTTCTCAAAACTAGAGGCAGGAAAACTTAAAATAGATCATATTGCATTTTCATTGCACAACATTCTTTTTGAATCTGGACATGCAGTAAAAGACAGGTATGGAGATAAGCCCGTTGCTCTTAACTTTACAATTTCCGAAGAATTAGAAAAGTGTTATTTTAAAAGTGACCCGCTGCGAATTAGGCAGATTGTTTTAAATCTGGTGAGCAACGCCTTTAAATTTACAGAAAGTGGCACTGTACATATTATAGCTGAAATTGTCTCGAAAAAGAAAAAACAAACAAAAGTTAAAATCACGGTTAAGGATTCTGGTATAGGCATATCGCCTGAAAAGCAAGAATTAATTTTTAAAGAATTTACTCAAGCCGATGAAGATACTTCTAGAAAATTTGGAGGCACTGGTCTTGGACTTGCTATTTCAAAAAAGCTCGTAGGTTTATTAGGTGGCAAAATTTCTGTGATTAGCGAGGTAAATCATGGAAGTTCTTTTTCAGTAGTACTACCGCTTGAGCCTGTATCAGATAACGAATTGCTTAGTGCCGAAGAACATATGGTTTCAAAAGGCACGCTATCTGAAAGAAATCTACAAGCACTCGTTTTTGACGACGACCCGTCCATGCGCTCTTTACTTAAAGAAGTGCTAGAACAAGAAGGAATAGCATGTACAGCATTCGAGAAATTTTCTGAATTTGAAACCGTAGCAGGCGCTGTAGATTATGATTTTGTTTTAACCGATATACAAATGCCTGACACTAATGGATTTGAAGTATTAAAATGGCTAAGAACAAAAGCAGGAATGGGATACAATCAACAACCAGTTATTGCCATGACGGGTAACCAAACGCATAAAAGCGAACACTATTTCGAGCAAGGTTTTTGTGATATACTCTACAAACCATTTCATAAAAGCACACTTCTAAATACACTTCACACCCTTTTTGACACAGGAACAGTACTAAATCAAACGCACAATGCTGCACCTACTAGCAAAGCAACAAGTTACGATTTAACCATGTTGAAGTCTTTTATCACAGACAAAGTTGCTCTTAATGAGATCATTTCAGTATTCTTAATTCAGACCTATGAAGACATGGAAACTTTGCGCAAAGCAATAGATGAAGACGATATAGAAACGATTAAAGCTATTTCGCATCGAAAATTAACGATGACCCGACAAATTGAAGCAAACAAGGTAGTTTCTATACTCGAACAAATGGAATTAATCACCACTATAGACCCTTCATTTGCAGAACTTTTTGCAACGTTAGAAGACGCTATTAATGAATTAGTAAGCGAATTGGAACAGGAAATTGACTAG
- a CDS encoding AAA family ATPase, translating to MEKTLKQQVGNCLKIVMFGPESTGKTTLAKQLAAHYKTEWVPEYMRSYLQEKWDNEMETISKDDLLPIAQGQIASENSATKRANGMLFCDTNLLELQVYCEYYYNGWCPREIKEATGNMVYDLYFLTGIDIPWQKDDLRDRPLDRSTIFRSFENSLKARNLPFIVLKGTKEERLHQATAEIHKRFRI from the coding sequence ATGGAAAAAACACTTAAACAACAAGTCGGCAATTGCCTGAAGATTGTAATGTTTGGACCAGAATCTACGGGTAAAACCACATTGGCAAAGCAATTAGCAGCGCACTATAAAACTGAATGGGTGCCAGAATATATGCGTTCTTATTTACAGGAAAAATGGGATAATGAAATGGAAACCATTTCTAAAGACGATCTATTGCCAATTGCCCAAGGCCAAATAGCTTCAGAAAATAGTGCAACAAAGCGAGCGAACGGGATGTTGTTTTGTGATACAAATTTGTTAGAGTTGCAAGTATATTGTGAGTATTACTACAACGGTTGGTGCCCCAGAGAAATAAAAGAAGCTACAGGGAACATGGTTTATGACCTTTATTTCTTAACAGGCATAGATATACCTTGGCAAAAAGATGATTTGAGAGACAGACCTCTAGATAGGTCTACTATATTCCGTAGTTTTGAAAATAGCTTAAAAGCGCGTAATTTACCTTTCATTGTACTGAAGGGAACAAAAGAAGAAAGGCTGCATCAGGCAACTGCCGAAATTCATAAACGATTCAGAATTTAA
- a CDS encoding T9SS type A sorting domain-containing protein — protein MKRLLLLMLLISSSLTAQDYIPMLQDGNKWGTQYCFFGECEGIFITQIIGEEIVNGKVYKALKNETCLLREENGVVYILNDDQSEDVYLDFTLEIGDSLFKEDLFDNCLVLDTSEDIDEIRIVDVQSQFILGEDRKVLYTAYYHDGVQFDLGGEEEIWIEGIGSTAGIGPGGIIFDLEVRLRCFTNNGETIKVDGHEITETDDACEETTAGVDEFDLSQISITPNPAHDKATLSLPLPINSARIKIFDINGRVFYEAPISAKNTPLDVSLLPSGLYFYQIYSKNQLLVTKKLLVS, from the coding sequence ATGAAAAGGTTACTTCTGCTAATGCTGCTAATTTCGTCCTCGTTAACAGCACAAGACTATATACCCATGTTACAAGATGGCAATAAATGGGGCACACAATATTGTTTTTTTGGAGAATGCGAAGGAATATTTATTACTCAAATAATAGGTGAAGAAATTGTTAATGGCAAAGTCTATAAAGCCTTAAAAAATGAGACCTGCTTGCTTCGAGAAGAAAATGGGGTTGTGTATATTTTAAATGACGACCAGAGTGAAGATGTGTATTTAGATTTTACATTGGAAATTGGAGATTCTTTATTTAAAGAAGATTTGTTTGATAATTGTCTTGTACTAGATACTTCAGAAGATATTGATGAAATTAGGATTGTAGACGTTCAATCGCAGTTTATTTTAGGAGAAGATAGAAAAGTTCTTTATACGGCATATTATCATGATGGTGTACAATTTGACCTTGGCGGTGAAGAAGAGATTTGGATAGAAGGAATTGGCTCTACAGCGGGAATTGGCCCTGGAGGGATTATATTCGACCTTGAAGTTAGGCTAAGATGCTTTACAAACAACGGTGAAACCATTAAGGTGGACGGCCATGAAATAACAGAAACGGATGATGCCTGTGAAGAAACTACAGCGGGAGTAGATGAATTTGATTTAAGTCAAATAAGCATCACACCAAATCCTGCTCATGATAAGGCAACATTATCACTTCCTTTGCCAATCAACAGCGCTCGAATCAAAATTTTTGATATAAATGGAAGGGTTTTCTATGAAGCGCCGATTTCAGCAAAAAACACACCCTTAGACGTTTCATTACTGCCAAGTGGCTTATATTTTTATCAAATCTATTCGAAGAACCAATTACTAGTAACTAAAAAGTTGCTTGTGTCTTAA
- a CDS encoding sigma-54-dependent transcriptional regulator has product MSQRILIVEDDVAFAAMLATFLERNQRTVVTAHNGAEARKMIADRAFEVVITDLKLPDTNGIELLELCKESAPGTKVLIMTGYADVTSAVDAIKKGAIDYISKPFRPEELLMILDQSSEMFSLDDRDKPEVTEKKATKQSVDVPFVKGISEVSKKFNEYINLVGPTNMCVLIQGESGTGKEVAAKAIHDTSLRRNEPFIAVDCGAIPKEIAASEFFGHVKGSFTGAVNDKIGHFQAADGGTLFLDEVGNLSYENQIQLLRALQERRIKPVGSNAEIEVDLRIISATNEDLTKAVNLGTFREDLYHRLNEFSVHIPSLHERKEDLFLFTEFFLEQANISLGKQIKGLDKMVETAFKKYSWPGNLRELKNVIKRAVLLTNTSYIPIDVIPREVILETEAAPKKDFSKDTNERLLIINALEEAQNNKAKAARLLNITRKTLYNKLKQYQIEL; this is encoded by the coding sequence ATGAGTCAGCGCATTTTAATAGTTGAAGATGATGTAGCTTTTGCAGCTATGCTTGCTACCTTTCTAGAACGAAACCAAAGAACCGTGGTTACCGCGCATAATGGTGCAGAGGCAAGAAAGATGATAGCAGATAGGGCCTTCGAGGTTGTGATTACAGATCTAAAATTGCCTGATACCAATGGCATTGAATTATTAGAGTTGTGTAAAGAAAGTGCTCCTGGTACCAAGGTGCTTATTATGACTGGGTATGCAGATGTTACTTCTGCTGTCGATGCTATAAAGAAGGGTGCAATCGATTATATTTCAAAGCCTTTTAGACCTGAAGAACTTCTTATGATTTTAGACCAGTCATCAGAGATGTTCAGTCTGGATGACCGAGATAAACCCGAGGTAACTGAAAAAAAAGCAACAAAACAAAGTGTTGATGTTCCTTTTGTAAAGGGTATTAGTGAGGTTTCTAAAAAGTTTAACGAATATATTAACCTCGTTGGGCCAACCAATATGTGCGTTCTTATTCAGGGAGAAAGTGGCACTGGTAAAGAGGTAGCGGCTAAGGCAATTCACGATACTAGCCTGCGCCGAAATGAGCCATTTATTGCTGTAGACTGTGGGGCTATTCCTAAAGAAATTGCTGCGAGTGAATTTTTTGGGCATGTGAAAGGAAGTTTTACTGGAGCTGTTAATGATAAAATAGGTCATTTTCAAGCGGCAGATGGAGGGACTCTTTTTTTAGATGAAGTAGGGAACCTTTCTTATGAAAATCAAATTCAACTTCTCCGTGCGTTACAGGAGAGACGAATTAAACCAGTGGGTAGCAATGCCGAAATTGAAGTAGATTTACGGATTATTTCTGCTACAAATGAAGATTTAACGAAGGCAGTAAACTTGGGCACTTTTCGAGAAGATTTATACCATAGGCTAAATGAATTTTCGGTGCATATTCCCTCATTGCATGAGCGAAAAGAGGATTTATTTCTTTTTACAGAATTCTTCTTAGAACAAGCTAATATATCGTTGGGCAAGCAGATCAAGGGCTTAGATAAAATGGTTGAAACTGCCTTTAAAAAATACAGCTGGCCAGGTAATTTGAGAGAGCTTAAAAATGTAATCAAGCGTGCTGTGTTACTAACAAACACGTCTTATATTCCTATAGATGTTATCCCACGTGAAGTTATTCTCGAAACTGAAGCTGCTCCTAAGAAGGATTTTTCTAAAGATACCAATGAAAGATTACTTATTATTAACGCTTTAGAAGAGGCGCAAAATAACAAGGCAAAAGCCGCTAGGTTATTAAATATTACCAGGAAAACACTCTACAATAAGCTGAAACAATATCAAATTGAACTCTAG
- the pnuC gene encoding nicotinamide riboside transporter PnuC: MSPIFDFLFGQYAGYETLDIVLELLAAVFTIASVWYSKKNNVLVFPTGIICTAIFVYLLLKWGLLGDMMINAYYFIMSIYGWYVWTRKVDDTHVTPITRTTKKEKLYSVLIFFATFVFVWVVYTLFDKFNHWSAYLDTLTTAIFFVGMWLMAKRKIENWLYWIVGDIITVPLYFYKGLTFSSILYLVLTFIAIFGYFSWKKHLNNKSAIA, from the coding sequence ATGAGCCCCATTTTTGATTTTTTATTCGGTCAATACGCTGGATATGAAACCTTGGATATTGTATTGGAGCTCTTGGCAGCCGTCTTTACAATTGCTTCTGTATGGTACTCGAAAAAAAACAATGTTCTAGTATTTCCAACAGGGATTATCTGCACCGCCATATTTGTATACCTTTTATTAAAATGGGGCCTTTTAGGAGATATGATGATAAATGCGTATTACTTTATCATGAGTATTTACGGTTGGTATGTTTGGACTCGAAAAGTTGACGATACACACGTTACACCAATAACTAGAACCACGAAAAAAGAAAAGCTGTATTCGGTACTTATCTTTTTTGCAACCTTTGTGTTTGTGTGGGTTGTATACACTCTGTTCGATAAGTTTAACCACTGGAGTGCTTATTTAGATACGTTAACTACCGCTATCTTTTTTGTGGGCATGTGGCTAATGGCAAAAAGAAAAATTGAGAATTGGTTGTACTGGATAGTCGGCGATATTATTACAGTACCGTTATATTTTTACAAAGGACTCACATTTAGCAGTATATTATATTTAGTATTAACTTTTATTGCCATTTTTGGCTATTTCTCATGGAAAAAACACTTAAACAACAAGTCGGCAATTGCCTGA
- a CDS encoding TonB-dependent receptor, which yields MKTLRFTTFFALVATTMLAQTQQQDSTAVENLEEVLVKSIRVEADSPITHSNLSKEEIEKRNLGQDIPVLLNYLPSVVTTSDAGAGVGYTYIRVRGSDASRINVTLNGIPFNDAESQGTFFVNLPDFASSVQSLQLQRGVGTSTNGSGAFGASLNLLTDAVSKEAYGEIANSFGSFNTRKHNVKFSTGLLMDHLELSGRLSTIQSDGYIDRASSDLKSYFLQAAYKDANTLVKAITFGGREETYQAYYGIDAATLATDRTFNTVGQQFDANGNFQGYYDNEVDNYAQDHYQLLWNQRFNNNWSTNVSLNYTYGRGYFEQYVDDFYYTNVLFSGDSQFDFLGAEPIELNGETISSTDYIRRRWLDNDFYAVNANANYKDASWDISGGVFFSMYDGDHFGEILWSEFPIGYDYKERYYAGTGDKDEFTVFGKATYRINTQWSVFGDLQGRFVTHKTSGIESDGQPLNVDVTYDFFNPKAGASFQLNEKNQFYASYGRANREPRRSDFEEDLFTAETLDDFELGWRFGSDKVQVNSNLFYMDYKNQLVLSGALNDVGAPIRTTSGNSYRLGIEIDAQISVLDNLSVLPNIALSTNKNKDFFFSRDGQLVNLGNTNISYSPEIVAGNAILYRPATNLEIGFLSKFVGEQFMGNIDSEVSKLESYFINDLNINYTLKKVPFVREVVLQGLVNNLFNVEYVSNGYFFTFDDDFSNPPAVTTVEGAGFFPQATINFLVGATVKF from the coding sequence ATGAAAACGTTACGATTTACTACCTTTTTTGCATTAGTTGCCACCACCATGTTGGCACAAACACAACAACAAGACTCTACCGCTGTTGAAAACCTAGAAGAAGTTCTGGTTAAATCTATTCGTGTAGAGGCAGATTCTCCAATTACACACTCCAACCTTTCAAAAGAAGAGATTGAAAAGCGAAACCTAGGGCAGGACATCCCTGTATTGTTAAATTATCTGCCGTCTGTAGTTACAACAAGTGATGCGGGTGCCGGGGTTGGATATACCTATATACGAGTACGCGGTAGTGATGCTTCCAGAATTAATGTAACCCTAAATGGCATTCCCTTTAACGATGCCGAAAGTCAAGGAACATTTTTTGTGAACCTTCCAGATTTTGCTTCTTCGGTGCAAAGTTTACAATTGCAACGTGGTGTGGGTACATCTACCAATGGTTCTGGAGCATTTGGTGCAAGTCTTAATTTACTTACCGATGCCGTGTCTAAAGAAGCCTATGGAGAAATAGCTAACAGCTTTGGATCTTTTAATACACGAAAACATAATGTAAAATTTAGCACTGGTCTGCTTATGGATCATTTAGAACTTTCTGGCCGACTGTCTACCATTCAAAGTGATGGTTATATTGATCGCGCTTCAAGCGATTTAAAGTCATATTTTCTTCAAGCTGCGTATAAAGATGCCAACACATTGGTAAAGGCTATTACGTTTGGAGGGAGAGAAGAAACCTATCAGGCATATTACGGAATTGACGCAGCAACTTTAGCCACAGACCGAACCTTTAATACTGTAGGGCAACAATTTGATGCAAATGGAAACTTTCAAGGGTATTACGATAATGAGGTAGATAACTACGCGCAAGATCATTATCAACTGTTGTGGAACCAGCGTTTCAATAACAATTGGAGTACAAATGTATCCTTAAACTATACCTACGGAAGGGGTTATTTTGAACAATATGTAGATGATTTTTATTATACGAATGTGCTTTTTAGTGGTGATAGCCAATTTGATTTCTTAGGTGCAGAACCGATTGAATTAAATGGCGAAACCATTTCTTCAACTGATTATATTAGACGCCGGTGGTTAGATAACGACTTTTATGCAGTTAATGCCAATGCAAATTATAAGGATGCAAGTTGGGACATCTCTGGAGGTGTTTTCTTTAGTATGTACGATGGTGACCACTTTGGTGAAATTCTCTGGAGCGAATTCCCTATTGGGTACGACTACAAAGAACGTTATTATGCTGGAACAGGTGATAAAGATGAATTTACTGTGTTTGGAAAAGCAACCTATCGCATAAATACGCAGTGGAGTGTATTTGGTGATTTACAAGGTAGGTTTGTTACTCATAAAACCAGCGGAATTGAAAGTGATGGACAACCTCTTAATGTAGACGTTACATACGATTTCTTCAATCCCAAAGCAGGAGCTTCGTTTCAGCTAAATGAAAAGAATCAATTTTACGCTTCCTACGGAAGGGCAAACAGAGAGCCACGTCGTAGCGATTTTGAAGAAGATCTGTTTACTGCAGAAACGCTCGATGATTTTGAATTAGGGTGGCGTTTCGGTTCAGATAAAGTTCAAGTAAATAGTAACCTTTTCTATATGGATTATAAGAACCAGTTAGTACTTTCTGGAGCTTTAAACGATGTAGGCGCTCCTATTCGTACCACAAGTGGAAACAGCTATAGACTAGGAATTGAGATAGATGCTCAAATTTCAGTTTTAGATAATCTTTCGGTACTACCAAATATTGCTTTAAGTACTAATAAAAACAAAGATTTTTTCTTCTCTCGTGATGGACAATTGGTAAATCTAGGTAATACAAACATTTCATATTCACCAGAAATAGTTGCTGGAAATGCAATTTTATATCGTCCAGCTACAAACTTGGAAATTGGGTTTCTTTCAAAATTTGTTGGAGAACAATTTATGGGAAATATAGACAGTGAAGTTTCAAAATTGGAGAGCTATTTTATAAACGATTTAAACATAAACTATACGCTTAAGAAAGTGCCTTTTGTAAGGGAGGTAGTGTTACAAGGTTTGGTAAACAACTTGTTTAATGTGGAGTATGTTAGCAACGGTTATTTTTTCACGTTTGACGACGACTTTAGCAATCCGCCAGCCGTAACCACAGTAGAAGGAGCTGGGTTTTTTCCTCAGGCAACCATAAATTTCTTAGTTGGCGCAACGGTAAAATTTTAA
- a CDS encoding DUF4301 family protein, with protein MLTEKDRIQIEAHGLNLKQVVGQLETFAKGIPPAKIITAASAGNGIEVCGNDTQKELIAYYEARKDKNTIVKFVPASGAATRMFKFLFEFLENFNPEVETFNRFVKSGNHTQMEIFAKSIKDFAFVNDVRKKIRENYPEYKQSKKGVRLQYFVKSMLEESGLNFGKLPKGLIPFHKYSKYATTAFEEQLYEAAHYAKSKNNAYLHFTFSEAHVPFFKEEFETVKKRVGKKMKTEFHVSYSFQKPETDTIAVTPENKPFRDAKGKLVFRPSGHGALLENLNEVDADIIFIKNIDNVVAQDYVADTAEYKKMLAGKLLQVQEQAFHYVSLLNDEGETPEAIAEIKSFLWNDLNIKDIPNDRSHLIGLLHRPIRVCGVVKNTGAPGGGPFWVKNDMGVTSLQIVETAQIDMEDKHQANLVSEATHFNPVDLVCGVKDYLGNKFDLTNYADPNTGFITEKSQGGKDLKALELPGLWNGAMAKWNSIFVEVPLSTFNPVKTVNDLLQKEHRPNA; from the coding sequence ATGCTAACTGAAAAAGATAGAATACAAATTGAAGCTCACGGTCTTAATTTAAAACAAGTAGTAGGGCAATTAGAGACTTTTGCGAAAGGTATTCCGCCCGCAAAGATTATTACTGCGGCTTCAGCAGGTAATGGAATAGAAGTGTGCGGTAATGATACGCAAAAGGAGTTAATTGCGTATTACGAAGCACGAAAGGATAAAAATACCATTGTTAAGTTTGTTCCCGCTTCTGGCGCTGCTACCAGAATGTTTAAGTTTTTATTTGAGTTTTTAGAAAATTTTAATCCGGAAGTTGAAACCTTCAATCGTTTTGTTAAAAGTGGAAATCATACGCAAATGGAGATTTTTGCTAAGTCAATTAAGGACTTTGCATTTGTTAACGATGTGCGTAAAAAGATTAGAGAGAACTATCCAGAGTATAAGCAAAGTAAAAAGGGGGTTCGCCTACAGTATTTTGTGAAAAGTATGTTAGAAGAATCAGGCTTAAATTTTGGGAAACTTCCAAAGGGGCTTATCCCATTTCACAAATATTCTAAATACGCGACAACAGCATTTGAAGAGCAGTTGTATGAGGCTGCACATTATGCAAAAAGTAAAAATAATGCGTACTTACATTTTACTTTTTCGGAAGCACATGTTCCATTTTTCAAAGAAGAGTTTGAAACAGTTAAAAAAAGAGTAGGGAAGAAAATGAAGACCGAGTTTCATGTTTCTTATTCATTTCAGAAACCAGAAACAGATACCATTGCTGTAACTCCAGAAAACAAACCATTTCGCGATGCTAAGGGTAAGTTAGTGTTTAGACCGTCGGGTCATGGCGCTCTACTCGAAAACTTGAATGAAGTAGATGCAGATATTATTTTCATTAAGAATATAGACAACGTAGTTGCTCAAGACTATGTTGCAGACACTGCTGAGTATAAAAAAATGTTAGCAGGAAAGTTACTTCAAGTTCAAGAACAGGCTTTTCACTATGTATCGCTTTTAAATGATGAAGGTGAAACCCCCGAAGCCATTGCAGAAATAAAATCATTTTTATGGAATGATCTCAACATAAAAGATATTCCCAATGATAGAAGTCATTTAATAGGATTGCTTCATCGGCCTATACGTGTCTGCGGTGTAGTTAAAAATACAGGGGCTCCTGGAGGCGGTCCTTTTTGGGTGAAAAATGATATGGGAGTTACTTCTCTTCAGATTGTAGAAACGGCTCAAATAGATATGGAAGATAAGCATCAAGCCAATTTAGTTAGTGAGGCAACACATTTTAACCCAGTAGATTTGGTATGCGGGGTGAAAGATTATCTAGGTAATAAATTTGACCTTACCAACTACGCAGATCCTAATACTGGTTTTATAACTGAAAAATCACAGGGTGGAAAAGATTTAAAAGCACTTGAACTACCAGGCTTATGGAATGGCGCAATGGCAAAATGGAATAGTATTTTTGTTGAGGTGCCTCTTAGCACTTTTAATCCTGTAAAAACGGTGAACGATTTGCTTCAAAAAGAGCATCGACCTAACGCCTAA
- a CDS encoding thiamine-binding protein, whose translation MNISVELTLTPLQNDFEPAIINFIKELRSSGLTVLENPLSTQVFGEYDAVMKVLQKEMKTALEAIDNGLLYIKIVKSDRSNYEPHF comes from the coding sequence ATGAATATTTCCGTAGAACTCACGTTAACACCTCTTCAAAACGATTTTGAACCCGCGATTATAAACTTTATAAAAGAACTGCGATCCTCAGGACTTACCGTACTTGAAAATCCGCTAAGCACACAAGTTTTTGGAGAATACGATGCTGTAATGAAGGTACTTCAAAAAGAAATGAAGACAGCGTTAGAGGCTATAGATAATGGCTTGCTTTATATAAAAATAGTAAAATCTGACCGTAGCAACTATGAGCCCCATTTTTGA
- the arfB gene encoding alternative ribosome rescue aminoacyl-tRNA hydrolase ArfB: MNTSQVLTELDYKAVRSSGPGGQHVNKTSTKVTLYFDIDMSQGLSEEEKNRLKQKLKSRLTATNVLVLQCGETRSQHRNKTLVTKRFLALLEAGLALKKKRRKTKPSKSAIEKRLRHKKETALKKQNRRRPNLD, encoded by the coding sequence ATGAATACTTCCCAAGTTTTAACCGAATTAGACTATAAAGCAGTCCGAAGCAGTGGTCCAGGAGGGCAACACGTCAATAAAACCTCCACGAAGGTGACACTTTACTTCGATATTGATATGTCGCAGGGACTTTCAGAAGAAGAAAAGAACCGCCTGAAACAAAAATTGAAGTCTAGATTAACTGCAACAAACGTTTTAGTTTTACAATGCGGAGAGACGAGAAGTCAGCATCGAAATAAAACCTTAGTTACTAAAAGATTTTTAGCGTTATTAGAAGCGGGTTTAGCTCTTAAAAAGAAACGAAGAAAAACAAAACCCTCAAAATCTGCTATTGAGAAAAGGTTGCGCCATAAAAAGGAAACTGCGCTGAAGAAACAAAACCGTAGGCGCCCAAATCTTGATTAA